The genomic segment TGAGCCATAGAGAATGATAGGGATACGAGATTTTTTTCCCGTTTGTACGAGAGTGAGGGTCTCAAACAGCTCATCAAAGGTGCCAAATCCACCAGGAAAGGCAATCATTCCCCGACAGTATTTCATGAACCAAAGTTTCCGCATAAAAAAATAATGGAATTCAAAGCTCAGATCCAAGCTGGCATAAGGATTGGGACTTTGTTCATGGGGAAGCGCAATGTTCAATGCAATTGATTTTCCATTGGCATCCATGGCACCTCTATTTCCTGCCTCCATGATGCCTGGGCCACCGCCCGTACAAATATGTAAGCTCCTTCCTGGAAATTCTTCATGGAATCTCTTTCCCCAGTCAGTTACCAAACGACTGAATTCTCTGGCTTCTTCGTAGTACGTATGTAAGGATGCTAAATTGGTATGTTTTGTGGTTTTCAACTCTTCTGGAGATGGGATCCGCGCAGAACCAAAGACAACTACAGTATCTGTGATGCCTTTTTT from the Leptospira ryugenii genome contains:
- a CDS encoding TIGR00730 family Rossman fold protein, whose protein sequence is MTEIAFENKDFLWGNEAGPVRILSEYLHPKSELLKKGITDTVVVFGSARIPSPEELKTTKHTNLASLHTYYEEAREFSRLVTDWGKRFHEEFPGRSLHICTGGGPGIMEAGNRGAMDANGKSIALNIALPHEQSPNPYASLDLSFEFHYFFMRKLWFMKYCRGMIAFPGGFGTFDELFETLTLVQTGKKSRIPIILYGSSFWKKVLHLEALADWGLVSPEDLDLFQMVDSPEEAIQAMQQKIRLELTKKLGTKS